TTAACAAGGTCCGTACCCGTTGCCTTAGGAATAGCCTTCTCGGATGAATAAGCCTTTGCATCTAATTTGCTGATCCATGCTTTTTTCCCATCAGGAGTCATCACACGGTAGGCATTCTTTGTCTCTTTCAAAAAAGGGAGCCTTGTATTATAGCTGATTTCAAGCTTTTGTTTTCCTTTCAGAAAAGCAGTCGGCTTTGTTACAAGGACGAAAGGCTTATCCTCATGAAACGCAAACGCACGGCTGTAGACCAGCTGTTTAGCCGGCATCCAGCCAGGATAGCCGAGTTCGTTTCTTGGTGTGGACTGTCCTTTAACGGCAACCTTTACCCAATCTCCTTTTCTCTCTAAAATCGTGACTTTATTTCCATATAAGGCTTGAGTTTCAAGCATCCCGTCATCCGATAGCTGAAGCTTTTCCGAAAGTGTCATGGAGCGGGTCCATTTCCACAAGTCAACTGGAAGAGCAGCAGAAGGCTTATCAATTTCTCTTAAAATATTTGGTTCTGTCCAAAGTGTGGCTGCAGATACATTCACATACGCAGTTTGCTGCTCTGCAGCATTTGCCGGAAAGTGTAAGGTACAAATAGTAAGGATTACACCAAGAATCATCAACCCGAGACGTTTCATTGTTCTCATCACTCCTTTTTTATTGTGAAAGCGAGGCTGTATGAACTCCCAGTCCAGGAGAATGAAACAGCTCCACTTTGCTTCCTTCATACTGCATTCCTTCAGGCTGCTCGTTTAGCCAGAGCGGGGCATCCAAGTCAAAATAATGAACATTCGGATGAGCAGCAGCAAAATGTGCTGCAGCACTGACTGATACCGAGGATTCCATCATGCTTCCAATCATACAGGGGATACCATTAACTTCTGCGAGACTCGCAATCTTCCATGCTTCATTAATTCCACCGCATTTCATCAGTTTAATATTCAGCAGATCCACATATTTTCCGGCAGTGAGTTTTAACGCATCCCTTGCAGAAAAAAGACTTTCGTCCGCCATAATAGGGAGCTCAACACGTTCGGTCACATATTTAAGGCCCTCCCAGTCACTTGCTTTAACCGGCTGCTCAATGAATTCAATTCCCCACCCCATCGTTTCCATTCTCCTGATCAAGCTCACAGCCTGCTTTGGTTTCCATCCTTGATTCGCATCCAAACGGAGACGCGTTTCTATTGGAATGACAGATCGAATTGCCTCAATCCTTTCAAAATCCAGCTCCGGATCACTTCCAACCTTCACTTTCAGGACATTAAACCCTCTGCCTGCCGCATGAGATGAATCCTCTGCCATTTTCTCAGGATGATCGACACTGATGGTCATACAGGTAGTAATGGATTTTCTTCCGCCGAGCAGTCCCCAAAGCGGAACATTCAATTGCTTGCTGCGGGCATCAAAAAGGGCGATATCAGCTGCTGCTTTTGCACTGGAATTTCCGATGCAGGCGGCTTGTATTCTGCCAAGAGCGTCTTGAAAATCCATGATATTTATCCCTGTCAATGCATCCTTTATAGGACCGCATACCGCTGCCATTATGCTCTCAGCTGATTCTCCTGTAATCACCATTGTCGGGGATGCTGATCCTCGTCCAATGATCCCGTTGTCTAAAATAATGGATACGTCGATGCTTTCAATTTCTGTAACCGAACGCAGCGCGGTTTTAAATGGGGCAAGAAGCGGTATTTTCCTTTTGACGGCTTTTATACTTTGAACATACATCGAAACATTCCTTTCTTCGTTATAGAACCGATAAGATTTTAGCGATGAGCATTCCAAAATACGTTCCTAGAAATGATCCCATCAACGCCATAATGACACCGACCGGAATCAGCGCACGGCTGTAAGCAGCAGCAAGCATCGGGGCAGAAGCCATTCCCCCTATATTTGCAAGACTCGCTACACCAAGGGTGAACAAGTCATAACGGAATAGTTTCCCTAGCAAAATCATGACAACCAGGTGGATGGCCATAATCGCAAAGCCGGATAGCAGATAGATCGGTGCCTGAGCGATATTCGAAAAATCTGAGTGAGAAGCAATCATAGCGATAATGATATACAGCATGACATTGGATATATCAAGCGCTCCGGGAATCTTTGACAAAGGTGTGAGGGCAAATACCAAGCCTGCCACTGAAGCAATCATGATGGTCCAGCTCGTCGCATTAATGACATCCCCTACTGCTGGAAGATTGTTTCCTGCGAGAGTTGATAAGGATGAAACAAGGAGGCCAATCCCTAAAAGATAAAGCAGATGCTCGAACTTAATAGACTGCTCTCCTGCCTCTGAAGCGGCCGCGGACTCGTCCATCCCCCTTTGAAAGAAACCAGTATCTGCTTTCGTCCATCTATTGAATCGATCTGCAAAAGGAACGAGCCAGAACATAAGCATGACCCAGACGG
The Metabacillus sp. FJAT-52054 genome window above contains:
- a CDS encoding C40 family peptidase, with amino-acid sequence MKRLGLMILGVILTICTLHFPANAAEQQTAYVNVSAATLWTEPNILREIDKPSAALPVDLWKWTRSMTLSEKLQLSDDGMLETQALYGNKVTILERKGDWVKVAVKGQSTPRNELGYPGWMPAKQLVYSRAFAFHEDKPFVLVTKPTAFLKGKQKLEISYNTRLPFLKETKNAYRVMTPDGKKAWISKLDAKAYSSEKAIPKATGTDLVNTGKMFLGLPYLWAGMSGFGFDCSGFTFTLHQSHGISIPRDSSVQARSGTPVKAEDLQPGDLLFYAYDQGKGRVHHVSMYAGNGMMIHSPNSERTVEMIPINTKGYAEEFAGARRYVN
- a CDS encoding dipeptide epimerase; translation: MYVQSIKAVKRKIPLLAPFKTALRSVTEIESIDVSIILDNGIIGRGSASPTMVITGESAESIMAAVCGPIKDALTGINIMDFQDALGRIQAACIGNSSAKAAADIALFDARSKQLNVPLWGLLGGRKSITTCMTISVDHPEKMAEDSSHAAGRGFNVLKVKVGSDPELDFERIEAIRSVIPIETRLRLDANQGWKPKQAVSLIRRMETMGWGIEFIEQPVKASDWEGLKYVTERVELPIMADESLFSARDALKLTAGKYVDLLNIKLMKCGGINEAWKIASLAEVNGIPCMIGSMMESSVSVSAAAHFAAAHPNVHYFDLDAPLWLNEQPEGMQYEGSKVELFHSPGLGVHTASLSQ
- a CDS encoding DUF819 family protein gives rise to the protein MIQDGFMYVSVLTAFAALMVGLERKFKHLKFFKFIPGIVLIYIGAALMQTFGLFAANESTGAAYDNLRGALLPAMLFLMLLKCDIRSVIQLGPRMLGGFFAAVISIALGFVFVYFLLQSFYVEDTWKAFGALAGSWTGGSANMVALQGILEVPENIFGYALMMDTINYAVWVMLMFWLVPFADRFNRWTKADTGFFQRGMDESAAASEAGEQSIKFEHLLYLLGIGLLVSSLSTLAGNNLPAVGDVINATSWTIMIASVAGLVFALTPLSKIPGALDISNVMLYIIIAMIASHSDFSNIAQAPIYLLSGFAIMAIHLVVMILLGKLFRYDLFTLGVASLANIGGMASAPMLAAAYSRALIPVGVIMALMGSFLGTYFGMLIAKILSVL